A window of Papaver somniferum cultivar HN1 unplaced genomic scaffold, ASM357369v1 unplaced-scaffold_20262, whole genome shotgun sequence genomic DNA:
CTCATCGTGCTGTTCTTGCTGCACGGTCACCTGTTTTTCGTAGTATGTTCTCACATAATTTAAAAGAGACTGAATTATCAAGCGTAGATATTTCAGATATGTCCATGGAAACTTGTCAAGCTTTCTTAAACTACATTTATGGAAGTATCGATGATGAGGAGTTCCTTAGTAATAGGCTTGCGCTTCTTCATGCTGCGGATAAGTACGATGTCTCTGAACTTAAAGAATCTTGTCATGATAGTCTTGTACAGGATATTAATACGGAGAATGTACTTGACCGAATACAAATTGCAAACCTGTATCAATTGCCGATACTGAAGGGTACNNNNNNNNNNNTGTACTTGACCGAATACAAATTGCAAACCTGTATCAATTGCCGATACTGAAGGGTACTTGTATGAGGTATCTAGTGAAGTTCGGCAAAATATTTGACATCCGTGATGAATTCACCGATTTTCTTATATGTAGAGATAGGGAACTCATAGCTGATATTTTCCATGAAGTTCTCAATAGTTGGAAAGGTTTCTGAAGTTCTCAAAACAATGAAATATCAAAGATGCTTAAATATAAATACAGGTTGCTCTT
This region includes:
- the LOC113339218 gene encoding BTB/POZ domain-containing protein At1g55760-like produces the protein RAVLAARSPVFRSMFSHNLKETELSSVDISDMSMETCQAFLNYIYGSIDDEEFLSNRLALLHAADKYDVSELKESCHDSLVQDINTENVLDRIQIANLYQLPILKGTCMRYLVKFGKIFDIRDEFTDFLICRDRELIADIFHEVLNSWKGF